The following proteins come from a genomic window of Coriobacteriia bacterium:
- a CDS encoding cupin domain-containing protein: AGAEAPPAGSPAAGPRPLLVERFVEKPDAATAARYLAEGGYLWNAGMLVAGASRVLEELERAGEAAATPSSAHSARIASVAREVAETPPARWTGDEARVAFLGLPQAPFDTAVLEVSERVAVVPAVLDWCDVGSLLSVERLGCADERGNVLVGRAYDHDSRQTTVYTQDRLVATLGLEGLIVVDTADATLVADKARVQEVRMLVERLREAGAPEVVAPRTAARPWGTWTNLLQADGFKIKLIEVEPRQRLSLQSHRHRSEHWVVVSGTALVTRGEERVEVHPNESVYVPIGETHRLENVGKVPLKVIEVAVGEYLEEDDIIRYDDDWDRQA, from the coding sequence CGCGGGCGCGGAGGCCCCTCCGGCTGGATCGCCCGCGGCCGGCCCGCGGCCGCTGCTGGTGGAGCGCTTCGTCGAGAAGCCCGACGCGGCCACCGCGGCCCGCTACCTCGCCGAGGGCGGCTACCTGTGGAACGCCGGCATGCTCGTCGCCGGCGCGTCGCGAGTGCTGGAGGAGCTCGAGCGCGCCGGGGAGGCCGCGGCGACCCCCTCCTCCGCGCACTCGGCTCGCATCGCGAGCGTCGCCCGCGAGGTCGCCGAGACGCCGCCGGCGCGCTGGACGGGCGACGAGGCGCGCGTGGCGTTCCTCGGCCTGCCGCAGGCGCCCTTCGACACCGCGGTGCTGGAGGTCTCCGAGCGGGTGGCGGTCGTTCCGGCGGTGCTGGACTGGTGCGACGTAGGCTCGCTGCTGTCGGTGGAGCGCCTGGGGTGCGCCGACGAACGGGGCAACGTGCTGGTCGGCCGCGCGTACGACCACGACTCGCGCCAGACGACCGTCTACACGCAGGACCGCCTGGTCGCCACCCTCGGGCTGGAGGGGCTCATCGTGGTGGACACCGCCGACGCCACGCTGGTCGCCGACAAGGCGCGCGTGCAGGAGGTGCGCATGCTGGTCGAGCGGCTGCGCGAGGCCGGCGCGCCGGAGGTGGTGGCGCCCAGGACCGCCGCGCGCCCCTGGGGCACGTGGACGAACCTGCTGCAGGCCGACGGCTTCAAGATCAAGCTCATCGAGGTCGAGCCCCGGCAGCGGCTATCGCTGCAGTCCCACCGCCACCGCAGCGAGCACTGGGTGGTGGTGAGCGGCACGGCGCTCGTGACCCGCGGCGAGGAGCGTGTCGAGGTCCACCCCAACGAGAGCGTCTACGTGCCGATCGGCGAGACCCACCGGCTCGAGAACGTCGGCAAGGTGCCGCTGAAGGTGATCGAGGTCGCGGTCGGCGAGTACCTCGAGGAGGACGACATCATCCGCTACGACGACGATTGGGACCGCCAGGCCTGA
- a CDS encoding glycosyltransferase, protein MGPPGLKADREERRVRVTMVNKHYPPHLGGIEYHLRDLAEALATRGHEVRAVVANEGPERVSETLGGVEVLRLPRIFAVSSAPVAPALARELAAVGRRTDLVHLHFPYPWGELSWLRARPRRADGSRVPAVVTYHSDIVRQRAMLAAYAPLLRRFLREVDLVVASSPDMVEHSPFLARVRGKCRVVPFGIRVEAFEPTPELERRAEELRARHERPIVLFVGRLIYYKGADVLVRAMAGVDADLVVVGKGPLEAELRTIAMARGVAGRVTFLPPVDDAELRAWYRAADVFCLPSVARSEAFGLVQLEAHASGTPVVSTRLTTGVPFVNADGVTGLTVPPGDVEALAGALRRLIEDRALRERLGAQARERARREFTIARMVDDTLAVYGEAVALGPRADVSGGEA, encoded by the coding sequence TTGGGACCGCCAGGCCTGAAGGCGGACCGCGAGGAGCGGCGCGTGCGCGTCACCATGGTCAACAAGCACTACCCGCCGCACCTCGGCGGTATCGAGTACCACCTCCGCGACCTCGCCGAGGCGCTCGCCACGCGCGGGCACGAGGTCCGGGCGGTCGTCGCCAACGAGGGGCCCGAGCGCGTCTCCGAGACGCTCGGGGGCGTCGAGGTCTTGCGCCTGCCGAGGATCTTCGCGGTCTCCTCGGCTCCGGTCGCGCCGGCCCTCGCGCGCGAGCTGGCCGCCGTGGGGCGCCGCACCGACCTCGTCCACCTGCACTTCCCGTACCCGTGGGGCGAGCTGTCGTGGCTCCGCGCGCGCCCGCGGCGCGCGGACGGATCCCGCGTCCCGGCCGTCGTCACCTACCACAGCGACATCGTCCGGCAGCGTGCGATGCTGGCCGCCTACGCGCCGCTGCTCCGGCGCTTCCTGCGCGAGGTCGACCTGGTCGTCGCCTCCTCTCCCGACATGGTGGAGCACTCGCCGTTCCTCGCTCGGGTCCGCGGGAAGTGCCGCGTGGTGCCCTTCGGCATCCGCGTGGAGGCCTTCGAGCCGACCCCGGAGCTCGAGCGCCGTGCCGAGGAGCTGCGCGCGCGCCACGAGCGGCCGATCGTGCTGTTCGTCGGCAGACTCATCTACTACAAGGGCGCCGACGTGCTGGTGCGGGCGATGGCCGGCGTCGACGCCGACCTCGTGGTGGTCGGGAAGGGTCCGCTGGAGGCCGAGCTGCGGACCATCGCGATGGCGCGCGGTGTCGCCGGCCGCGTGACGTTCCTGCCGCCGGTGGACGACGCGGAGCTGCGCGCCTGGTACCGCGCGGCCGACGTGTTCTGCCTGCCCTCGGTCGCCCGCAGCGAGGCCTTCGGGCTCGTGCAGCTCGAGGCGCACGCGTCGGGGACGCCGGTCGTCTCCACCCGGCTGACCACGGGCGTGCCGTTCGTGAACGCCGACGGCGTCACCGGCCTCACCGTCCCTCCCGGCGACGTCGAGGCGCTGGCCGGGGCGCTGCGGCGTCTGATCGAGGACCGCGCGCTGCGCGAGCGGCTCGGCGCGCAGGCCCGTGAGCGCGCGCGCCGCGAGTTCACGATCGCGCGCATGGTCGACGACACGCTCGCCGTCTACGGCGAGGCGGTCGCGCTCGGTCCCCGGGCGGACGTCTCCGGCGGGGAGGCCTGA
- a CDS encoding sugar transferase: MSRRRFLTLSVVLDAVLVNAGFVVAYLIRFGGELPRFNFEAYVALAPLLTLAYLAAGYIYGLYEPEHTESSWAVARAVFPAITLGAVLTAAISFFGGPRFFAFSRLAILIAWVLHFAALVGWRALALRLGGISWPEQRILILGTGSVAAELADELRRREAWGYRVVGFARSTPEEDLSEEVAASGLPVLGTAEDVPAIVAEHDAHRVIVVSPVQIRELVEDLALCEETEVRVEVVPELYEVFIGTVDSMVADIPLMEITRRTVAPWYSATKRALDIAGAAVLLIALSPVLLFAALGVALTMGLPVFFAQERVGRDMRRFRVYKFRTMVRGAESASGPVLATSDDDRVTPFGRFLRRYRLDELPQLLNILDGAMSFVGPRPERPFFVERFVREIPGYRERFRVKPGVTGLAQVAGGYATTPERKLKYDLIYMYHQNLPMDLQIVVETLRVVLTGRGAV, encoded by the coding sequence ATGTCGCGCAGGCGCTTCCTCACGCTCTCCGTCGTGCTCGACGCCGTGCTGGTCAACGCGGGGTTCGTGGTCGCCTACCTCATCCGTTTCGGCGGCGAGCTGCCTCGCTTCAACTTCGAGGCCTACGTCGCGCTGGCGCCGCTGCTGACACTCGCCTACCTCGCCGCCGGCTACATCTACGGCCTCTACGAGCCCGAGCACACGGAGAGCTCCTGGGCGGTCGCGCGCGCCGTCTTCCCCGCCATCACGCTCGGCGCCGTGCTGACCGCGGCCATCTCGTTCTTCGGCGGACCGCGCTTCTTCGCCTTCTCGCGTCTGGCGATACTGATCGCCTGGGTGCTGCACTTCGCGGCCCTGGTCGGCTGGCGCGCGCTGGCGCTGCGCCTGGGCGGCATCAGCTGGCCGGAGCAGCGCATCCTGATCCTCGGCACCGGCTCGGTGGCCGCCGAGCTCGCCGACGAGCTGCGCCGGCGTGAGGCCTGGGGTTACCGGGTGGTCGGCTTCGCGCGCTCGACTCCCGAGGAGGACCTCTCCGAGGAGGTGGCGGCGTCGGGGCTGCCCGTGCTGGGCACCGCCGAGGACGTGCCGGCGATCGTCGCCGAGCACGACGCGCACCGCGTGATCGTCGTCTCGCCTGTCCAGATCCGCGAGCTGGTGGAGGACCTGGCGCTGTGCGAGGAGACCGAGGTGCGCGTGGAGGTCGTGCCCGAGCTCTACGAGGTGTTCATCGGCACCGTGGACAGCATGGTCGCCGACATACCGCTGATGGAGATCACCCGCCGCACGGTCGCCCCCTGGTATTCGGCGACGAAGCGCGCGCTCGACATCGCCGGGGCTGCCGTGCTCCTGATCGCGCTCTCGCCGGTGCTGCTGTTCGCCGCCCTCGGCGTCGCGCTCACGATGGGCCTGCCGGTCTTCTTCGCCCAGGAGCGGGTCGGGCGCGACATGCGGAGGTTCCGCGTCTACAAGTTCCGCACGATGGTCAGGGGGGCCGAATCGGCGAGCGGCCCGGTGCTTGCTACCTCCGACGACGACAGGGTAACGCCCTTCGGGCGCTTCCTGCGGCGCTACCGCCTGGACGAGCTGCCTCAGCTCCTCAACATCCTCGACGGCGCCATGAGCTTCGTGGGCCCGAGACCCGAGCGGCCGTTCTTCGTGGAACGGTTCGTGCGCGAGATCCCCGGCTACCGGGAGCGCTTCAGGGTCAAGCCGGGGGTGACGGGATTGGCGCAGGTCGCCGGAGGCTACGCCACGACACCGGAGCGCAAGCTGAAGTACGACCTCATATACATGTATCATCAGAATCTGCCCATGGACCTACAGATCGTCGTCGAGACCCTGCGCGTCGTGCTCACGGGTCGCGGGGCCGTGTGA
- a CDS encoding O-antigen ligase family protein, with product MGSSRKKAARRKAAGKGTQASSAAGKGGRPRGGAPSRPVSAEMDAGHRVAWACLHVLLVAVPLAMSNATWTGVWRLPLTYDQFDIVKVFVMRAVTLVAYGALGWSILIRGGKVRRTPADWLVLAFLAWVVLTTVLSIHPPTAVFGKYRRFEGLISFVNYAAVFFLAVQFVDRPSRIRSLARTAFLGAVLVAGYGATQVLGIDPVDWGRTLPFEARRAFSTYGNPDLLGGYLVLVLPLGLALALEERQRWWRAAYWAGFLLVVFTWITAIVRGAWIGGIVALAILGFAAFRRRTRLQALDYAFIVAVVLMGAVIVYQSLDSPSHVMNIAKRFSTILDFSRGSGLTRTQIWQAAVEAVRDRPLTGFGADTFRLLFPKYKPVEYVAAAGYLSVADNVHNYPLQAMTAFGVPGFLLLYGVFGLSAFKSAPVAFSREDAGERFLLAAMWAGCAGYLVHLLAGLSVTGSTFLLWAFMGILLAPVARNVELKAPSWGSYAGIALAGVVLAASMGNAVYVAADNQYLRARLSGMGQDRVAASRRAIALNPYNDMYRAELGQALQSEFIDRLREARAAEQAGQDAQSYTDAAVRALGEAEAAMADTIEYVPWEYDNYVFLANLYNLAADFGFGREYAEKAVRAAERGVEVEPFGPAIRLQLAVAYRTLDRDDDAIAELETAVGMDPRYTDGNLMLGDMYRDRGRDAEAAEAYRRVIAVTSAPAATRETARNSLLSVEGTTGTPGVK from the coding sequence ATGGGGAGCTCCCGCAAGAAGGCGGCGCGCCGCAAGGCCGCCGGCAAGGGCACGCAGGCGTCCTCGGCGGCTGGTAAGGGCGGCCGCCCGAGGGGCGGCGCGCCTTCCCGTCCGGTCTCGGCGGAGATGGACGCCGGGCACCGCGTCGCCTGGGCATGCCTGCACGTGCTCCTGGTGGCCGTCCCCCTGGCGATGTCGAACGCGACGTGGACGGGGGTCTGGCGGCTCCCGCTGACCTACGACCAGTTCGACATCGTCAAGGTCTTCGTGATGCGCGCGGTCACGCTCGTGGCCTACGGGGCGCTGGGCTGGTCGATCCTGATCCGAGGAGGCAAGGTGCGCCGGACGCCGGCGGACTGGCTCGTGCTCGCCTTCCTCGCCTGGGTCGTGCTCACCACCGTCCTGTCGATCCACCCGCCCACGGCGGTCTTCGGCAAGTACCGGCGGTTCGAGGGGCTCATCTCGTTCGTGAACTACGCCGCCGTCTTCTTCCTCGCCGTACAGTTCGTTGACCGGCCGTCCCGCATCCGCTCGCTGGCGCGCACGGCGTTCCTCGGCGCGGTGCTCGTGGCGGGCTACGGCGCGACGCAGGTCCTCGGCATCGATCCGGTCGACTGGGGACGCACCCTGCCGTTCGAGGCGCGCCGCGCCTTCTCGACCTACGGCAACCCCGATCTGCTCGGCGGGTACCTGGTGCTCGTCCTGCCGCTGGGGCTCGCGCTCGCGCTCGAGGAACGCCAGAGATGGTGGCGGGCCGCGTACTGGGCCGGCTTCCTCCTCGTCGTCTTCACCTGGATAACCGCCATCGTCCGGGGAGCGTGGATCGGGGGGATCGTGGCGTTGGCGATCCTGGGATTCGCCGCGTTCCGCCGGCGTACCAGGCTCCAGGCGCTCGACTACGCGTTCATCGTCGCGGTCGTGCTCATGGGCGCGGTGATCGTTTACCAGAGCCTGGATTCGCCGTCCCACGTGATGAACATCGCGAAGAGGTTCTCCACGATCCTGGACTTCAGCAGAGGCAGCGGGCTGACCCGGACCCAGATATGGCAGGCGGCGGTCGAGGCGGTGAGGGACCGGCCCCTCACGGGGTTCGGAGCGGACACGTTCAGGCTGCTGTTCCCCAAGTACAAGCCGGTCGAGTACGTCGCCGCCGCCGGCTACCTCTCGGTCGCGGACAACGTTCACAACTACCCCCTGCAGGCGATGACGGCCTTCGGCGTCCCAGGGTTCCTGCTGCTCTACGGCGTGTTCGGCCTCTCCGCCTTCAAGAGCGCTCCCGTCGCCTTCAGCCGCGAGGACGCCGGCGAGCGCTTCCTGCTCGCGGCGATGTGGGCGGGTTGCGCCGGCTATCTCGTGCACCTGCTCGCCGGCCTGTCGGTGACCGGCTCCACGTTCCTCCTGTGGGCGTTCATGGGGATCCTGCTCGCACCCGTAGCGCGGAACGTCGAGCTCAAGGCCCCGTCGTGGGGCTCGTACGCGGGGATCGCCCTGGCGGGCGTCGTACTGGCCGCTTCGATGGGCAACGCCGTCTACGTCGCGGCCGACAACCAATACCTCCGCGCGCGGCTGAGCGGTATGGGACAGGACCGCGTGGCCGCTTCGCGGCGCGCGATAGCGCTCAACCCGTACAACGACATGTACCGTGCCGAGTTGGGGCAGGCCCTGCAGTCCGAGTTCATCGACCGGCTCCGGGAAGCGCGCGCCGCCGAGCAGGCCGGCCAGGACGCGCAGTCCTACACCGATGCCGCGGTCCGGGCCCTGGGCGAGGCGGAAGCGGCGATGGCGGACACGATCGAGTACGTCCCCTGGGAGTATGACAACTACGTCTTCCTGGCCAACCTCTACAACCTCGCGGCGGACTTCGGCTTCGGCCGCGAGTACGCCGAGAAGGCCGTCCGGGCGGCCGAGCGCGGCGTCGAGGTCGAGCCGTTCGGTCCCGCCATACGGCTGCAGCTCGCCGTGGCATACCGGACGCTGGACCGGGACGACGACGCCATCGCGGAGCTCGAGACCGCGGTCGGGATGGATCCGCGCTACACCGACGGTAATCTGATGCTCGGCGACATGTACCGCGACCGGGGCCGGGACGCAGAGGCCGCCGAAGCGTACAGGCGGGTGATCGCCGTCACGAGCGCACCCGCCGCCACCCGCGAGACGGCAAGGAACTCGCTGCTGTCCGTAGAAGGAACGACCGGTACACCCGGGGTGAAGTGA
- a CDS encoding redox-sensing transcriptional repressor Rex, which yields MNDPWRMGCGNIPPTTIQRLPLYLRCLIEAQAQRVPVINSVGIAEMAGTNAAQVRKDLSYLGELGTRGIGYDVDGLITHLARRLGLTKTRRIAIAGFGRLGSALVTYPGFQDRGFEVVAVFETDPEKIGKPAMDGLAVSSIADIDRVVSENDVEILIIATPSNQAQSVAQSAARAGVRAVLNFAPVQLNLPGGTAVRQADLSTELQILSFYLTCEEART from the coding sequence ATGAACGACCCGTGGCGCATGGGATGCGGCAACATCCCGCCGACGACGATACAGCGGCTCCCGCTCTACCTGCGCTGCCTCATCGAGGCACAGGCGCAGCGCGTACCGGTCATCAACTCCGTGGGCATCGCCGAGATGGCCGGGACGAACGCCGCCCAGGTGCGCAAGGACCTGAGCTATCTCGGCGAGCTGGGGACGAGGGGCATCGGGTACGACGTCGACGGGCTGATAACGCACCTGGCGCGCAGGCTGGGGCTCACGAAGACGCGGCGCATCGCCATCGCCGGGTTCGGGCGGCTGGGCAGCGCGCTGGTCACCTACCCCGGCTTCCAGGATCGCGGCTTCGAGGTCGTCGCCGTCTTCGAGACGGATCCGGAGAAGATCGGCAAGCCCGCGATGGACGGCCTGGCCGTGAGCAGCATCGCCGACATCGACCGGGTGGTGAGTGAGAACGACGTGGAGATCCTCATCATCGCCACACCCTCGAACCAGGCGCAGAGCGTGGCGCAGTCGGCCGCCCGGGCGGGGGTACGCGCCGTCCTGAACTTCGCGCCGGTCCAGCTCAACCTGCCCGGCGGTACGGCCGTGCGGCAGGCGGACCTATCGACCGAGCTGCAGATACTCTCCTTCTACCTGACATGCGAGGAGGCGCGGACGTGA
- a CDS encoding tetratricopeptide repeat protein has product MTQAPGPAEERGDAVLVGAGGGGEERARETDRRGPAQFVPVWLAVLAVVLLLAVAGVGGYAARGLLREPTPRSAEELEVVRLREKLAGAPGDVGTRLQLAFAYQRAYRFDDALETYGEVLEQAPGDTAANYNRGVIYREIGRPEAAEEALWDVLEVQEDHTLAAKALGELYASRQEYRSLVEAVRPAAEARPQMADLQYLMGLAYENLGRADWAEARYRLALKYVPDMKEAREGLKRVETAE; this is encoded by the coding sequence GTGACCCAGGCCCCGGGTCCGGCCGAGGAGCGCGGCGACGCCGTCCTCGTCGGAGCGGGCGGCGGGGGGGAGGAGCGCGCGCGAGAGACCGATCGGCGCGGGCCGGCGCAGTTCGTCCCGGTGTGGCTCGCCGTGCTGGCGGTGGTCCTGCTGCTCGCCGTGGCCGGTGTCGGGGGTTACGCGGCTCGCGGCCTCCTCCGCGAGCCCACGCCCCGGTCCGCCGAGGAGCTCGAGGTCGTCAGGTTGCGCGAGAAGCTCGCCGGCGCCCCCGGAGACGTCGGGACGCGGCTCCAGCTGGCCTTCGCCTACCAGCGGGCGTATCGCTTCGACGATGCGCTCGAGACCTACGGAGAGGTGCTGGAGCAGGCGCCGGGCGATACCGCCGCGAACTACAACCGTGGCGTCATCTACCGGGAGATCGGCCGGCCGGAGGCGGCCGAGGAGGCCCTCTGGGATGTTCTCGAGGTGCAGGAGGACCACACGCTGGCGGCGAAGGCCCTCGGCGAGCTGTACGCGTCAAGACAGGAGTACCGGTCCCTGGTCGAGGCGGTGCGGCCGGCCGCCGAGGCCAGGCCCCAGATGGCCGACCTCCAGTACCTGATGGGGCTCGCCTACGAGAACCTCGGCAGGGCCGATTGGGCGGAGGCGCGGTACCGGCTGGCGTTGAAGTACGTACCGGACATGAAGGAGGCCCGTGAGGGCCTGAAGCGTGTGGAGACGGCGGAGTGA
- a CDS encoding cytochrome c3 family protein has protein sequence MSGLERTVIRDRDEVGWCKAATRLAVLPRAWGLGRMPRTLLVTFSLLACALLFPAGAWAYDETGSGRTCLGCHGTTQTVDPSGENVARQGPHSGYATTTNKCRTCHTVHAAPADGILLLPRATMKATCEVCHDGTGGGGVYGTVKARTGQDPVAAHAIDVTNVIPGGDGESGGDRSQTFGGEGGNLTCTDCHTPHGSNTVDPFLGDRRRVEGESSDGTGTVGFTSSRLLKKRPTGAAAEIEKYGSDWCATCHQGRMSGGTVFNHPVESAAEFPAAYFHYDNVQVVTGIGELTTTSGSLGRSNRGYVMPYPYTTGQSGHKPICQQCHEDARSVGDVVQGSIAASEEFTLSTIDGLTSGNPRFHTFPHESDSPSLLVEVPDDLCLNCHDPLQQLP, from the coding sequence ATGTCCGGGCTGGAGCGAACTGTCATTCGTGACCGCGACGAGGTAGGATGGTGCAAGGCGGCGACGCGTCTCGCCGTGCTGCCGCGTGCCTGGGGACTGGGACGGATGCCAAGGACGCTGCTGGTCACATTCTCGCTTCTCGCGTGCGCACTGCTGTTCCCGGCCGGCGCGTGGGCCTACGACGAGACCGGCAGCGGCCGGACCTGTCTGGGGTGCCACGGCACCACCCAGACGGTCGACCCGTCGGGGGAGAACGTCGCCCGCCAGGGGCCGCACTCCGGGTACGCGACCACGACGAACAAGTGCCGGACCTGCCACACGGTGCACGCCGCGCCGGCCGACGGTATCCTGCTGCTGCCCAGGGCGACCATGAAGGCGACGTGTGAGGTCTGCCACGACGGCACCGGCGGCGGGGGTGTCTACGGCACCGTGAAGGCGCGCACCGGTCAGGACCCGGTCGCCGCTCATGCCATCGACGTCACCAACGTCATCCCGGGAGGCGACGGCGAGAGCGGCGGGGACCGTTCCCAGACGTTCGGCGGGGAGGGCGGCAACCTCACCTGCACCGACTGCCACACTCCGCACGGCTCCAACACGGTCGACCCCTTCCTCGGGGACCGCCGGCGCGTGGAGGGCGAGTCGTCCGACGGCACCGGCACCGTGGGTTTCACGAGCAGCCGGCTGCTCAAGAAGCGCCCCACGGGCGCGGCGGCCGAGATCGAGAAGTACGGCTCCGACTGGTGTGCGACTTGTCACCAGGGCCGTATGAGCGGCGGCACGGTGTTCAACCATCCCGTCGAGAGCGCCGCCGAGTTCCCTGCCGCCTACTTCCACTACGACAACGTCCAGGTCGTCACCGGGATCGGCGAGCTGACGACGACGTCGGGCAGCCTCGGCAGGAGCAACCGCGGCTACGTCATGCCATACCCGTACACGACAGGTCAGAGCGGCCACAAGCCCATCTGTCAGCAGTGCCACGAGGACGCCCGCAGCGTCGGCGACGTGGTCCAAGGCAGCATCGCCGCGTCCGAGGAGTTCACGCTGTCCACCATCGACGGCCTCACCTCCGGCAATCCGCGCTTCCACACCTTCCCGCACGAGTCGGACAGCCCGTCGTTGCTCGTCGAGGTCCCGGACGACCTGTGCCTCAACTGTCACGACCCCTTGCAGCAGCTGCCGTAG